The following coding sequences are from one Arthrobacter sp. 24S4-2 window:
- a CDS encoding class I SAM-dependent methyltransferase: MTKTTGVASRLAEALAIVLGTKGIPLRLRAWDGSEAGPAGAPIIEFHSRRALRRILWSPGQLGLSRAYVAGEIDAPGDIFASFAALSSAGKFAEPGPFPAPTAREVWTLLRTAVRLGAVGPNPAPPPEESKVHRHGSRHSKSRDAAAISHHYDVGNDFYALVLGPSMIYSCAVWNADHSQHGGPDGLEAAQEAKIDLVCRKLGLRPGMRVLDVGCGWGSFALHAAQRYGVEVVGVTLSNEQAGLARKRVADAGFTDRVEIRVQDYRDVDDGPFDAISSIGMSEHVGRDQISRYVSQLHGLLRPGGRLLNHAISWNAGPTSPDPDSFIPRYVFPDGEMLSLADMIGALESGGLEVLDVEALRQHYALTLRAWVRNLEQHWDEAVAATSTGRARIWRLYMAASALGFEEGLTGVNQVLVQRSGGTEPPLRRTEWI, encoded by the coding sequence ATGACGAAGACAACGGGCGTGGCATCACGGCTGGCGGAAGCGCTGGCCATCGTCCTGGGCACCAAAGGGATCCCGCTCCGGCTGCGCGCCTGGGACGGCTCGGAGGCCGGACCGGCAGGCGCCCCCATCATCGAATTCCATTCGCGGCGCGCGCTGCGCCGCATCCTCTGGTCGCCCGGGCAGCTGGGCCTGAGTCGCGCCTACGTTGCCGGTGAAATCGATGCGCCGGGTGATATTTTCGCCAGCTTCGCTGCCCTGAGCTCCGCCGGAAAATTTGCCGAACCTGGGCCGTTTCCCGCCCCGACTGCCCGCGAAGTGTGGACGTTGCTCCGGACCGCCGTCCGCCTCGGCGCCGTGGGACCGAATCCTGCCCCTCCCCCGGAGGAATCGAAGGTTCATCGCCACGGCAGCCGGCACTCCAAGAGCCGCGATGCGGCTGCGATTTCCCATCACTACGACGTCGGCAACGACTTTTACGCCCTTGTGCTCGGCCCGTCGATGATCTACTCCTGCGCCGTCTGGAACGCGGACCATAGCCAACACGGAGGGCCCGACGGGCTCGAGGCAGCCCAGGAAGCCAAGATCGACCTGGTTTGCCGCAAGCTGGGGCTTAGGCCGGGTATGCGTGTCCTGGACGTCGGCTGCGGCTGGGGCAGCTTCGCCCTGCACGCCGCCCAGCGCTATGGGGTCGAGGTCGTAGGCGTCACGCTCTCAAACGAGCAGGCCGGACTGGCCCGCAAGCGCGTGGCCGATGCCGGCTTTACCGATCGTGTCGAGATCAGGGTCCAGGACTACCGCGACGTCGACGACGGGCCGTTTGATGCGATCAGCTCCATCGGCATGTCCGAACACGTAGGCCGCGATCAGATCTCCCGGTACGTCTCCCAGCTCCACGGCCTGCTGCGCCCGGGCGGCCGGCTGCTCAACCATGCCATTTCATGGAACGCCGGGCCCACCAGCCCTGACCCGGACTCGTTCATCCCCCGCTACGTTTTCCCCGACGGGGAAATGCTCAGCCTCGCCGACATGATCGGCGCGCTGGAGTCCGGCGGCCTTGAAGTGCTCGACGTCGAGGCGCTGCGCCAGCACTACGCCCTTACGCTCCGTGCCTGGGTGCGCAACTTGGAGCAACACTGGGACGAGGCTGTGGCTGCCACGAGCACCGGACGGGCCCGCATCTGGAGGCTGTACATGGCTGCCAGTGCGCTGGGGTTCGAGGAGGGTTTGACGGGCGTCAACCAGGTGCTGGTGCAACGCTCTGGCGGCACCGAACCGCCGCTTCGCCGGACCGAATGGATCTGA
- a CDS encoding HNH endonuclease has product MTAIILAWNPDRWNDWNYTAVVEQVREAGQYHAIWTIAGHVSVPAGADVWLLLQGRRGRGLLGHGVIVSTLSSATQPGEAARTPSAQLVITFDSLLPRGDQISPEILRETIPEVGWDGVRGVQAVGPGAEPRIRELWLRSGPALFPDSALPVPGTYPAWAVSRVDANRYERDPDARRACIAHYGTSCAACGFSFEIAYGDIGRDFIDVHHTVPVSQLDENYRLDPVTDLVPLCANCHAMAHVGVTTARSLSELRQLLGRAGFMRGRALSPEELESQQEAHRILGPGPG; this is encoded by the coding sequence ATGACAGCCATCATCCTGGCGTGGAATCCGGACCGCTGGAACGACTGGAACTACACAGCGGTGGTCGAGCAGGTGCGTGAGGCCGGGCAGTACCATGCCATCTGGACCATTGCCGGGCACGTAAGCGTCCCCGCCGGGGCGGATGTATGGCTGCTGTTGCAGGGCCGGCGCGGCCGGGGCCTGCTCGGGCACGGTGTGATCGTTTCAACCCTGTCGAGTGCTACGCAGCCAGGCGAGGCGGCCCGGACACCTTCTGCGCAACTGGTGATCACCTTCGACTCGCTGCTTCCGCGCGGTGACCAGATTTCACCGGAGATCCTCCGCGAGACAATTCCGGAGGTGGGCTGGGACGGAGTCCGCGGCGTCCAGGCCGTGGGCCCCGGAGCGGAACCCCGGATCCGCGAATTGTGGCTCCGGTCCGGTCCGGCACTCTTTCCTGACTCTGCGCTGCCGGTGCCCGGGACCTACCCTGCATGGGCCGTCAGCAGAGTTGACGCCAACCGTTACGAACGGGACCCGGATGCACGCCGTGCCTGTATCGCGCACTACGGAACCAGCTGTGCCGCCTGCGGGTTTTCCTTCGAAATCGCCTACGGGGACATCGGCCGGGATTTCATCGACGTCCACCACACTGTGCCGGTTTCGCAACTGGACGAAAACTACCGGCTGGACCCGGTCACGGACCTTGTGCCGCTGTGCGCGAACTGCCACGCCATGGCGCACGTCGGCGTGACCACCGCGCGTTCCCTCTCGGAACTGCGCCAGCTCCTGGGTAGGGCCGGCTTCATGCGCGGGCGCGCTCTAAGCCCCGAGGAACTGGAGTCACAGCAGGAGGCCCACCGGATCCTTGGCCCCGGGCCAGGCTGA
- a CDS encoding STAS/SEC14 domain-containing protein, giving the protein MTNIAEANVSVARVRQGISRIRLRPTARITEEDGARTREELLALTGGVRGGVLLEITGVGSVCREAINVYSSAVTVSAFAILGTSPVDRVIAHGPLGLPLPACPSRYFTDENAALDWLENISE; this is encoded by the coding sequence ATGACAAACATCGCTGAGGCAAACGTCAGTGTGGCGCGTGTACGGCAGGGAATTTCCCGCATCAGGCTTCGGCCAACCGCCCGCATCACGGAGGAGGACGGTGCACGCACCAGGGAAGAGCTTCTTGCCCTGACGGGCGGCGTCCGCGGCGGAGTGCTCCTGGAGATCACCGGGGTGGGCTCCGTCTGCAGGGAAGCGATCAATGTTTACAGCTCGGCGGTAACGGTCAGCGCCTTCGCGATCCTTGGAACGTCCCCGGTTGACCGCGTCATCGCCCACGGCCCGCTGGGACTGCCGCTGCCGGCCTGCCCGAGCCGATACTTCACGGATGAGAACGCGGCACTCGACTGGCTTGAGAACATCAGCGAATAG
- a CDS encoding DUF805 domain-containing protein, producing MSYPQPQQQTWQTGEPPLWAPYYGAPFPAAVKRFWKKYTVFSGRASRSEYWWWVLVSAAVGIVLQIIATVAGGAGATTTASGTVPGPAALPVVILLIAWGLATFIPSLALTVRRLHDGNFSGWLVLLALVPFLGGLALLVMTILPSNPAGQRFDQPGGA from the coding sequence TTGAGCTATCCGCAACCGCAACAACAGACCTGGCAGACCGGCGAGCCGCCGCTGTGGGCGCCATATTACGGCGCCCCGTTCCCGGCAGCCGTAAAGCGATTCTGGAAGAAGTACACGGTCTTTTCCGGCCGCGCCAGCCGCAGCGAGTACTGGTGGTGGGTTCTCGTCTCGGCCGCCGTCGGGATCGTCCTGCAGATCATTGCAACCGTAGCCGGCGGGGCAGGGGCCACCACCACGGCTTCGGGAACGGTGCCCGGTCCGGCAGCCCTCCCTGTGGTGATCCTTCTCATCGCATGGGGCCTGGCAACGTTCATCCCGTCGCTGGCGCTCACCGTACGGCGCCTTCATGACGGCAACTTCAGCGGGTGGCTGGTGCTCCTGGCACTGGTTCCGTTCCTGGGCGGCCTCGCGTTGCTGGTCATGACGATTCTGCCGTCCAACCCTGCTGGCCAGCGCTTCGACCAGCCCGGTGGCGCCTGA
- a CDS encoding HNH endonuclease family protein has product MKEQTITRSAATKSLTALAALLLAGSLTGCEAASHVGTKLAEAIGDARSGATGAPSAAPAEAAAALAQLETIPVKGRAPKTGYSRDNFGPAWADVDHNGCDTRNDILARDLTNETFKASTHDCVVMTGTLADKYTGKTIEFVRGADTSSAVQIDHIIPLSLAWQTGAQQISEEQRKLLANDPLNLMAADGPANMAKSDKDAATWLPANKAFRCEYVARQTAVKAKYKLWVTRPEHDAIAGTLDGCR; this is encoded by the coding sequence ATGAAGGAACAGACGATCACACGCTCCGCCGCCACTAAGTCCCTGACCGCCCTCGCCGCCCTGCTGCTGGCCGGATCCCTGACCGGCTGCGAGGCGGCTTCCCATGTCGGCACGAAGCTGGCCGAAGCGATTGGCGACGCACGCTCCGGGGCAACCGGTGCGCCGTCGGCTGCTCCTGCCGAAGCGGCAGCAGCCCTGGCGCAGCTGGAGACGATCCCGGTCAAGGGCCGTGCGCCAAAGACCGGCTACAGCCGCGACAACTTTGGTCCGGCCTGGGCCGACGTGGACCACAATGGCTGCGATACGCGCAACGACATCCTGGCCCGGGACCTGACGAACGAAACGTTTAAGGCCAGCACCCATGATTGCGTCGTGATGACCGGAACCCTTGCCGACAAGTACACGGGCAAGACGATCGAGTTCGTGCGAGGCGCCGACACCAGCTCCGCCGTCCAGATCGACCACATCATTCCGCTGTCGCTTGCCTGGCAGACCGGCGCCCAGCAGATCAGCGAGGAGCAGCGCAAGCTGCTTGCCAACGATCCCCTCAACCTCATGGCCGCGGACGGTCCGGCCAACATGGCCAAATCCGACAAGGACGCCGCTACGTGGCTGCCTGCCAACAAGGCGTTCCGCTGCGAATACGTCGCCCGGCAGACGGCCGTGAAGGCCAAGTACAAGCTGTGGGTCACCCGGCCCGAGCACGACGCGATTGCCGGGACCCTGGACGGCTGCAGGTAG
- the lhgO gene encoding L-2-hydroxyglutarate oxidase, with product MVEDIGIIGGGIVGIAIARALSSRNLANVTVLEKEQRVAMHQTGHNSGVVHAGLYYAPGSLKAMLCQRGRELTRDYCREKDLPYRELGKLVVALTDDELPALADIERRSVANRVPGLRRLGAGALREIEPHVAGVAALHSPQTAVVDFVAITEALADDVRSSGGQILFGHEAIAISTGQGKVRVTTGRADLVFDRLIVCAGLQSDVVAGLVGASPAPRILPFRGEYWGLAAAKQHFVKGMIYPVPDPRFPFLGVHFTRGVYDTIHVGPNAVPALAREGYGWNRVSFKDTAASVMWPGARALAKQHWRMGAKEIAASLIKPLYYRQAHRFIPELQIGDLTAKTASGVRAQAWSLDGSLLDDFAIDQVGPVTLLRNAPSPAATSAMAIADHLLEHFIHLPK from the coding sequence TTGGTTGAGGACATAGGCATCATTGGCGGCGGCATCGTGGGCATTGCGATCGCCCGCGCCCTCAGCAGCCGCAACCTGGCGAACGTCACCGTCCTGGAAAAGGAACAGCGTGTGGCGATGCACCAGACCGGGCACAACTCCGGCGTTGTGCACGCTGGCCTCTACTATGCCCCCGGCTCGCTGAAGGCCATGCTGTGCCAACGCGGCCGTGAGCTGACGCGCGACTATTGCCGGGAGAAAGACCTCCCTTACCGTGAGCTGGGGAAACTCGTGGTTGCCCTCACTGATGACGAGCTCCCTGCCCTGGCAGACATTGAACGGCGTTCCGTCGCCAACCGTGTGCCGGGGCTGCGTCGTCTTGGCGCCGGCGCCCTGCGCGAGATCGAACCGCACGTCGCGGGCGTCGCCGCGCTGCACTCCCCGCAGACAGCCGTCGTGGACTTCGTCGCCATCACCGAGGCACTGGCCGACGACGTCCGGTCCAGTGGCGGACAGATTCTTTTCGGCCACGAAGCCATTGCAATCTCCACGGGCCAAGGCAAAGTGCGCGTCACCACCGGCCGGGCCGATCTGGTGTTCGACCGGCTGATCGTCTGCGCCGGGCTGCAGTCCGACGTCGTCGCAGGACTCGTGGGCGCCTCCCCCGCTCCCAGGATCCTGCCCTTCCGGGGTGAGTACTGGGGCCTGGCCGCAGCAAAGCAGCATTTCGTCAAAGGCATGATCTACCCCGTCCCGGATCCCCGGTTCCCTTTCCTGGGGGTCCACTTCACCAGGGGCGTCTACGACACCATCCACGTGGGACCCAATGCCGTTCCGGCCCTCGCCCGTGAGGGTTACGGCTGGAACCGGGTCTCCTTCAAAGACACCGCGGCGTCGGTCATGTGGCCCGGAGCCCGTGCGCTGGCCAAACAGCACTGGCGGATGGGCGCGAAGGAAATTGCCGCTTCCCTGATCAAGCCGCTCTACTACCGGCAGGCGCACAGGTTCATACCGGAGCTGCAGATCGGCGACCTGACCGCGAAGACTGCATCCGGTGTCCGCGCCCAGGCATGGTCCCTGGACGGCAGCCTTCTTGATGACTTTGCCATCGACCAGGTTGGCCCGGTGACCCTCCTGCGGAATGCGCCCTCCCCCGCAGCAACATCTGCCATGGCTATTGCGGACCATCTGCTGGAGCACTTTATCCATCTCCCGAAATGA